From a single Osmerus eperlanus chromosome 8, fOsmEpe2.1, whole genome shotgun sequence genomic region:
- the zc3h14 gene encoding zinc finger CCCH domain-containing protein 14 isoform X1, producing the protein MEIGTEISKKIRAAIKGKLQELGAYVDEELPDYIMVMVANKKTSQQMADDLSLFLGNNTIKFTVWLHGVLEKLRSVAVEPATSRPQLFDSGVPAAESHDLGSEVRKGEGSKALAVSSTRSDRAETRVSSSAHDHHARAAAAERMSSRLTSTVKPMMEPPSSEAVIDIKPELDDDLIATDVVEVGVPGGRTRGNSSRATAQVYRPPPGRSYSGRSADTYRSFEGSSHSRHQEGTLQDRRSNRTSRNGASSSRQQQEEASRKRKAPVASSVVRVSRAADEAQDSDDQDEEDDDDEEDEGYGARSMSSRVSLPRKPERRPSLPPAKQANKNLLLKAISEAQDSISKTTAYQTVHQKQTVPVAPRTRMVSNEMSAAIQLVQEHLHSLAPRPQTYTPTGLQPPRHAVQSRSLASRLQLDLPEENATTLPSDLVAEAAQEQESKALDTRSFIMSRPVLAEEPVSVRSRLGLLNKEEITPATPRMVQASKEKGSMLGSASPKFIVTLDGIPSPLGNLADCDMETDDGARVAKTAVAEAAIHLNREPKLSIHQRLQHGALFADEEEMEMGEDEAVPVKRQKVLERCKFWPVCKSADDCLYHHPTTQCKTFPNCKFGEKCLFVHPNCKYDAKCTKPDCPFTHVSRRGPAPPPRPVYTPAPQTQSASVCRFFPECKKVDCPFYHPKPCRFAAQCRRTGCTFYHPSTSVPPRHALKWTKTQSS; encoded by the exons ATGGAGATTGGGACAGAAATAAGCAAGAAAATTAGG GCAGCCATCAAGGGCAAGCTTCAGGAACTTGGAGCGTATGTGG aCGAGGAACTTCCTGACTACATAATGGTTATGGTGGCGAACAAGAAGACTTCCCAACAAATGGCAGacgacctctctctctttcttgggaACAACACTATCAAGTTTACTGTCTG GTTGCATGGTGTCCTTGAGAAGCTAAGGTCTGTTGCAGTGG AGCCAGCAACCTCAAGACCCCAGCTCTTTGATAGTGGTGTTCCTGCTGCTGAGAGTCATGATTTGGGGAGTGAAgtcaggaagggggaggggtcgaAGGCCCTTGCTGTGTCCAGCACACGCTCTGACAGGGCAGAGACCCGTGTGTCAAGCTCTGCCCATGACCACCATGCAAG GGCTGCCGCAGCAGAGCGAATGTCCTCCCGCCTGACGTCCACTGTGAAGCCCATGATGGAGCCGCCGTCCTCTGAAGCAGTCATCGACATCAAGCCTGAACTGGACGATGACCTCATTGCCACAGACGTGGTGGAGGTAGGCGTCCCAGGTGGTCGCACGCGCGGAAACTCCAGCCGTGCCACGGCGCAGGTCTACAGACCCCCGCCCGGCAGGTCCTACTCCGGCAGGTCTGCGGACACCTATAGGTCTTTTGAGGGGTCCTCACACAGCAGGCACCAGGAAGGAACCTTGCAGGACCGAAGAAGCAACAGGACCTCCAGAAATGGGGCCAGCAGTAGTAGG cagcagcaggaggaggcttCACGAAAACGCAAGGCGCCAGTAGCCAGTTCCGTGGTCCGGGTGAGCAGGGCTGCAGACGAGGCTCAGGATAGTGACGACCAGGATGAAGAAgatgacgatgatgaggaggatgaaggataTGGGGCCCGGAGCATGTCCAGCCGGGTCTCCCTGCCTAGGAAACCAGAACGCAG accctccctgCCACCAGCCAAACAGGCCAATAAGAACCTGCTACTCAAAGCCATCTCTGAGGCGCAGGATTCCATCTCCAAGACAACAGCTTACCAAACAG tccaccAGAAGCAGACGGTGCCTGTGGCGCCCCGGACCCGTATGGTCAGCAACGAGATGAGTGCCGCCATCCAGCTGGTCCAGGAACACCTTCACAGCCTGGCTCCTCGGCCCCAGACCTACACCCCCACCGGGCTCCAGCCCCCTAGGCACGCTG TTCAGTCGAGATCGCTGGCGTCCCGTCTCCAGTTGGACCTGCCGGAGGAGAACGCCACAACGCTGCCCTCTGACTTAG TGGCAGAGGCAGCCCAGGAGCAAGAGAGCAAGGCCCTGGACACGCGCTCCTTCATCATGAGCAGGCCTGTCCTGGCGGAGGAGCCCGTCTCTGTGAGGAGCAGGCTGGGCCTTCTGAATAAGGAGGAAATCACGCCTGCTACACCGCGCATGGTGcaggccag TAAGGAGAAGGGTTCTATGCTGGGCTCCGCTAGTCCCAAGTTCATCGTGACGCTGGACGGCATCCCAAGCCCACTTGGGAACCTCGCCGACTGCGACATGGAGACGGATGACGGTGCCAGAGTGGCTAAGACCGCCGTAGCCGAGGCAGCCATCCATTTGAACCGTGAGCCAAAACTGAGCATCCACCAGAGACTCCAGCATGGAGCCCTCTTTGCTGACG aggaagagatggagatgggGGAAGACGAGGCTGTCCCTGTCAAACGACAGAAGGTTCTAGAACGCTGCAAGTTCTGGCCCGTGTGTAAGAGTGCAGACGACTGTTTATACCACCATCCTACCACACAGTGCAA GACATTCCCCAACTGCAAGTTTGGAGAGAAATGTCTGTTTGTCCACCCCAACTGTAAATACGATGCTAAGTGCACCAAGCCAGACTGCCCCTTCACTCACGTGAGCCGcagaggccccgccccccctcccagaccag TCTATACTCCAGCTCCACAGACGCAGAGTGCTAGTGTGTGCCGCTTCTTCCCAGAGTGTAAGAAGGTGGACTGCCCCTTCTACCACCCCAAG CCTTGCAGGTTTGCAGCCCAGTGCAGGCGTACCGGATGTACCTTctaccacccctccacctctgtaCCTCCCAGACACGCCCTCAAATGGACAAAAACTCAGAGCAG TTGA
- the zc3h14 gene encoding zinc finger CCCH domain-containing protein 14 isoform X2: MEIGTEISKKIRAAIKGKLQELGAYVDEELPDYIMVMVANKKTSQQMADDLSLFLGNNTIKFTVWLHGVLEKLRSVAVEPATSRPQLFDSGVPAAESHDLGSEVRKGEGSKALAVSSTRSDRAETRVSSSAHDHHARAAAAERMSSRLTSTVKPMMEPPSSEAVIDIKPELDDDLIATDVVEVGVPGGRTRGNSSRATAQVYRPPPGRSYSGRSADTYRSFEGSSHSRHQEGTLQDRRSNRTSRNGASSSRQQEEASRKRKAPVASSVVRVSRAADEAQDSDDQDEEDDDDEEDEGYGARSMSSRVSLPRKPERRPSLPPAKQANKNLLLKAISEAQDSISKTTAYQTVHQKQTVPVAPRTRMVSNEMSAAIQLVQEHLHSLAPRPQTYTPTGLQPPRHAVQSRSLASRLQLDLPEENATTLPSDLVAEAAQEQESKALDTRSFIMSRPVLAEEPVSVRSRLGLLNKEEITPATPRMVQASKEKGSMLGSASPKFIVTLDGIPSPLGNLADCDMETDDGARVAKTAVAEAAIHLNREPKLSIHQRLQHGALFADEEEMEMGEDEAVPVKRQKVLERCKFWPVCKSADDCLYHHPTTQCKTFPNCKFGEKCLFVHPNCKYDAKCTKPDCPFTHVSRRGPAPPPRPVYTPAPQTQSASVCRFFPECKKVDCPFYHPKPCRFAAQCRRTGCTFYHPSTSVPPRHALKWTKTQSS, translated from the exons ATGGAGATTGGGACAGAAATAAGCAAGAAAATTAGG GCAGCCATCAAGGGCAAGCTTCAGGAACTTGGAGCGTATGTGG aCGAGGAACTTCCTGACTACATAATGGTTATGGTGGCGAACAAGAAGACTTCCCAACAAATGGCAGacgacctctctctctttcttgggaACAACACTATCAAGTTTACTGTCTG GTTGCATGGTGTCCTTGAGAAGCTAAGGTCTGTTGCAGTGG AGCCAGCAACCTCAAGACCCCAGCTCTTTGATAGTGGTGTTCCTGCTGCTGAGAGTCATGATTTGGGGAGTGAAgtcaggaagggggaggggtcgaAGGCCCTTGCTGTGTCCAGCACACGCTCTGACAGGGCAGAGACCCGTGTGTCAAGCTCTGCCCATGACCACCATGCAAG GGCTGCCGCAGCAGAGCGAATGTCCTCCCGCCTGACGTCCACTGTGAAGCCCATGATGGAGCCGCCGTCCTCTGAAGCAGTCATCGACATCAAGCCTGAACTGGACGATGACCTCATTGCCACAGACGTGGTGGAGGTAGGCGTCCCAGGTGGTCGCACGCGCGGAAACTCCAGCCGTGCCACGGCGCAGGTCTACAGACCCCCGCCCGGCAGGTCCTACTCCGGCAGGTCTGCGGACACCTATAGGTCTTTTGAGGGGTCCTCACACAGCAGGCACCAGGAAGGAACCTTGCAGGACCGAAGAAGCAACAGGACCTCCAGAAATGGGGCCAGCAGTAGTAGG cagcaggaggaggcttCACGAAAACGCAAGGCGCCAGTAGCCAGTTCCGTGGTCCGGGTGAGCAGGGCTGCAGACGAGGCTCAGGATAGTGACGACCAGGATGAAGAAgatgacgatgatgaggaggatgaaggataTGGGGCCCGGAGCATGTCCAGCCGGGTCTCCCTGCCTAGGAAACCAGAACGCAG accctccctgCCACCAGCCAAACAGGCCAATAAGAACCTGCTACTCAAAGCCATCTCTGAGGCGCAGGATTCCATCTCCAAGACAACAGCTTACCAAACAG tccaccAGAAGCAGACGGTGCCTGTGGCGCCCCGGACCCGTATGGTCAGCAACGAGATGAGTGCCGCCATCCAGCTGGTCCAGGAACACCTTCACAGCCTGGCTCCTCGGCCCCAGACCTACACCCCCACCGGGCTCCAGCCCCCTAGGCACGCTG TTCAGTCGAGATCGCTGGCGTCCCGTCTCCAGTTGGACCTGCCGGAGGAGAACGCCACAACGCTGCCCTCTGACTTAG TGGCAGAGGCAGCCCAGGAGCAAGAGAGCAAGGCCCTGGACACGCGCTCCTTCATCATGAGCAGGCCTGTCCTGGCGGAGGAGCCCGTCTCTGTGAGGAGCAGGCTGGGCCTTCTGAATAAGGAGGAAATCACGCCTGCTACACCGCGCATGGTGcaggccag TAAGGAGAAGGGTTCTATGCTGGGCTCCGCTAGTCCCAAGTTCATCGTGACGCTGGACGGCATCCCAAGCCCACTTGGGAACCTCGCCGACTGCGACATGGAGACGGATGACGGTGCCAGAGTGGCTAAGACCGCCGTAGCCGAGGCAGCCATCCATTTGAACCGTGAGCCAAAACTGAGCATCCACCAGAGACTCCAGCATGGAGCCCTCTTTGCTGACG aggaagagatggagatgggGGAAGACGAGGCTGTCCCTGTCAAACGACAGAAGGTTCTAGAACGCTGCAAGTTCTGGCCCGTGTGTAAGAGTGCAGACGACTGTTTATACCACCATCCTACCACACAGTGCAA GACATTCCCCAACTGCAAGTTTGGAGAGAAATGTCTGTTTGTCCACCCCAACTGTAAATACGATGCTAAGTGCACCAAGCCAGACTGCCCCTTCACTCACGTGAGCCGcagaggccccgccccccctcccagaccag TCTATACTCCAGCTCCACAGACGCAGAGTGCTAGTGTGTGCCGCTTCTTCCCAGAGTGTAAGAAGGTGGACTGCCCCTTCTACCACCCCAAG CCTTGCAGGTTTGCAGCCCAGTGCAGGCGTACCGGATGTACCTTctaccacccctccacctctgtaCCTCCCAGACACGCCCTCAAATGGACAAAAACTCAGAGCAG TTGA
- the eif2b2 gene encoding translation initiation factor eIF-2B subunit beta, translated as MPGPDKETDLTERIEAFLADLKRGGSGMGPLRGSGETARETTALLRRITAQARWSSAGDLMEILRKEGRRMTAAQPSETTVGNMVRRVLKIIREEYARSRGSSEEADQQESLHKLLTSGGLSEENFRQQFPPLKSNVIEAINELLTELEGTTDNIAMQALEHIHSNEVIMTIGRSRTVEAFLKDAARKRKFHVIVAECAPFCQGHEMATSLSKAGIETTVIADAAIFAVISRVNKVIIGTQTVLANGGLRAVNGTHTLALAAKHHSTPLIVCAPMFKLSPQFPNEEDTFYKFVSPHEVLPFTEGEILSKVNVHCPVFDYVPPELITLFISNIGGNAPSYIYRLMSELYHPEDHEL; from the exons ATGCCCGGACCTGACAAGGAAACAGACCTCACGGAGCGAATAGAGGCGTTTCTGGCCGATTTGAAGCGTGGAGGTAGTGGAATGGGACCTCTCCGTGGCTCAGGGGAAACTGCCCGAGAAACAACAGCCTTGCTCCGCAGAATAACAGCACAGGCACGATGGAGCAGTGCAG GCGATCTGATGGAAATTCTTcgcaaggaggggaggaggatgacagCCGCCCAGCCATCAGAGACAACAGTTGGCAACATGGTCAGACGGGTGTTGAAAATCATCAGGGAAGAGTATGCCAG atctcgaggcagcagtgaggaagcTGACCAGCAAGAGTCACTTCACAAGCTGCTCACATCAGGAGGGCTAAGTGAGGAGAACTTTAGGCAGCAGTTCCCCCCCCTGAAATCTAACGTCATTGAGGCCATCAACGAACTGCTCACAGAGCTTG AGGGCACCACAGACAACATCGCCATGCAGGCCCTGGAGCACATCCACTCCAACGAGGTCATCATGACCATCGGCCGCTCGCGCACCGTGGAGGCCTTCCTCAAAGACGCCGCGCGCAAACGCAAATTCCATGTCATCGTGGCAGAGTGCGCCCCCTTCTGCCAG GGTCATGAAATGGCTACTAGTCTCTCAAAAGCTGGCATTGAAACAACTGTCATAGCAGATGCAGCCATATTTGCTGTCATTTCCCGTGTCAATAAG gtcatCATTGGCACACAGACGGTTCTAGCTAACGGAGGGCTGAGAGCGGTCAATGGAACCCACACGTTGGCGCTAGCTGCCAAGCACCACTCCACCCCGCTCATCGTCTGTGCCCCCATGTTCAAGCTCTCCCCACAG TTTCCAAATGAAGAGGACACATTCTACAAGTTTGTCTCCCCACATGAAGTGCTTCCGTTCACGGAAG GTGAGATACTGTCTAAGGTGAACGTGCACTGTCCCGTATTTGACTACGTTCCACCGGAGCTCATCACACTGTTCATCTCCAACATTGGTGGCAACGCCCCCTCCTACATCTACCGTCTCATGAGTGAACTGTACCACCCTGAAGACCATGAACTCTAA